TCTTTTTGGAGGACTTGCACTGTCCAACCTGCGTTACTCCACCTTTCCTGAAATTGCACCAAACCGCATCATTATCCAGGTTCTATACCCGGGTGCTTCTCCTGAAGAGGTAGAAGAGGGGGTCATTCTCAAAATTGAGGAGAATCTTGATGGTCTGGATGGTATAGAGCGGGTAACCTCGACTTCTTCTGAAAATGTTGGAGTTGTCAACATTGAAGCCATTCGTGGTGCAGATATGGATAAAGTCCTCACCGATGTTAAAAATGCCGTCGATCGAATTGGCTCTTTTCCTGTAAGTGCTGAAAAGCCGGTGGTGTACCAACAAAAATTCAGATCAAGAGCTCTGTCTATTGTTCTTTTTGGCGAAACGGATTTAAAGACTATGAAAGTCTTTGCAGAGAACATGCGGGATGAGCTCCTTGCTTCCCCGGAAGTCTCACAAGTCGCCATACAGGGCTACCCTGGTCTTGAGATTTCTATCGAAGTATCTGAAGCCAACCTGAGACGTTATCAGTTGACTTTTGATGAGATATCAAGACGGGTCCAATCAGAGAACGTGAATCTATCTGGTGGAAAATTTGAGACCCGAGATGAAGAAATCCTCATACGGGCTTATGGACGAGAATATGAGGCTGCCGAGCTGGGGAACCTGGTCATCCGTGGCGATAGTGATGGTAATCTGATTTTCCTTAAAGATGTTGCCACCATTAGGGAAAGATGGGCTGATTCACCGGATAAGACCTATTACAATGGTCATACAGCGGTGGTCCTGAATATTAGTAAAACCCGTGAAGAAAATGTCATCACCGTTGCGGATTTATCAAAAGACATGGTTGAAAAGTTTAATTCTGAAAACTCTGTAATCCAGGCTTTGGTGCTGGCGGATAACACGATCAGTTTGCGCCAGAGGCTTGAACTCCTGATCAACAATGGATTTATCGGGCTGGTACTGGTAATTCTCAGTCTCAGTTTCTTTTTGAATTTGAGGATTTCCTTCTGGGTGGCTATTGGTATCCCATTCTCATTTGCAGGTATGTTTCTGGTCTTGAGTTTTACCGGAATAACCTTGAATGTCATCTCCCTTTTTGGGATGATCATAGTCATTGGTATACTTGTAGACGACGCCATCGTGGTTTCAGAAAGTATCTTCAGTGAGTTTGAGCGCGGGAAAAAGGGTCTTCAGGCGGCCATTGATGGTACCATCATCATGGTGGGCCCAGTAACCACCTCAGTCATGACCACCATACTTGTATTTCTGCCCTTCTTTTTTCTGGATGGATTTTTAGGCCGCTTCATCTGGAATTTGGCTGCAGTTGTGGTAGCCGCACTGATCTTTTCGCTTATAGAATCATTTCTCATTCTGCCAGCCCACCTGGCCCATTCCAAGGGCTTGCATGCCCACAGTAAAGATTCATGGATGCGCAAACGAATCGAGAAGATCATTCATTTTATGACCCACCGCATGTATGCGCCATCCCTGAGATATGCCTTACGCTATAAATGGATCACGGTAACCATGCCCCTGGTCTTTGTCTTTATAACTATCGGTCTCTTTGGTGGTGGATTTATAGGATTTACATTTTTCCCCTTTATTG
This sequence is a window from Candidatus Neomarinimicrobiota bacterium. Protein-coding genes within it:
- a CDS encoding efflux RND transporter permease subunit is translated as MRRVIEFFARYPIWTNVLLVSVLLFGGLALSNLRYSTFPEIAPNRIIIQVLYPGASPEEVEEGVILKIEENLDGLDGIERVTSTSSENVGVVNIEAIRGADMDKVLTDVKNAVDRIGSFPVSAEKPVVYQQKFRSRALSIVLFGETDLKTMKVFAENMRDELLASPEVSQVAIQGYPGLEISIEVSEANLRRYQLTFDEISRRVQSENVNLSGGKFETRDEEILIRAYGREYEAAELGNLVIRGDSDGNLIFLKDVATIRERWADSPDKTYYNGHTAVVLNISKTREENVITVADLSKDMVEKFNSENSVIQALVLADNTISLRQRLELLINNGFIGLVLVILSLSFFLNLRISFWVAIGIPFSFAGMFLVLSFTGITLNVISLFGMIIVIGILVDDAIVVSESIFSEFERGKKGLQAAIDGTIIMVGPVTTSVMTTILVFLPFFFLDGFLGRFIWNLAAVVVAALIFSLIESFLILPAHLAHSKGLHAHSKDSWMRKRIEKIIHFMTHRMYAPSLRYALRYKWITVTMPLVFVFITIGLFGGGFIGFTFFPFIDGDTLPINVSLVAGRQEADIDKFLAEIEDVVWSVNEEMSADREDGLQYILGIKRDIGSNDFGDAGSHAGKLTLQLLDGELRGMDSFVFANRIRKAVGPRPEAQKISFGRASMFGKPVSVSLLGSNLDELKKASDLLTAELQQFSTLRDVSLGSKEGRREIDITLKPLAYSLGLTLRDVAGQVRQGFFGQEVQRIQRGRDEIRVWVRYSPEDRSSLGYLDRMLIRTQNGQEYPFGELATYTLKRGITSISHLDKKRELTVEADLADGSLDLPPILAEIREEVIPRVLAQVQGVHVSYEGQSRDQAKTGASFRRTFPLAFMGMFILLILVFRSYVQAILIFGLIPFGVIGAFWGHGLHGIQVNTLSIYGILALTGIIVNDSIVLVDKINRNFKSGMLLYDAVFDAGVSRLRPILLTTFTTAFGLAPLIFETSRQAQFLIPMAISLAYGLLFGTFLILVVLPASYLVTNRARVVWMKLYHGKIVSPEDVEPAMLELTSNGSKHLEDPVNS